The following coding sequences lie in one Aquabacterium olei genomic window:
- a CDS encoding class II fumarate hydratase, with product MSTTPTRTEHDALGAVEVSTDVLWGAQTQRALHHFAISTETLPPELIRALAFVKQACARTNAALGELPTPVAQAIEAATHEVLAGAHDAQFPLRVWQSGSGTQTNMNMNEVLAHRATALLRSQGNTDAEVHPNDHVNRSQSSNDVFPTALHVACALGVQHHLLPALGALRGTLHAKAAAYGGLVKIGRTHLQDAVPLTLGQELSGYEAQLAQAEAGIVHALSAVCALAIGGTAVGTGLNAPTGFGEGVARDLAHSLSLPFTTAPNRFAVIAAHDAIVALHGSLKVLAVALMKLANDLRWLASGPRCGLGELRLPANEPGSSIMPGKVNPSQCEAMLMLCVQVLGNDTVVGFAGASGNFELNTFKPVMAHNVLQSLRLLADGCARFEAHCLRGMTADEPRIAALRDRTLMLVTALTPHIGYDRAAAIALDAHAQDITLREAAQAHGVDMALFDHWVRADRMV from the coding sequence ATGAGCACCACGCCCACCCGCACCGAGCACGACGCCCTCGGCGCCGTCGAGGTCTCCACCGACGTGCTGTGGGGGGCCCAGACCCAGCGCGCGCTGCACCATTTCGCCATCTCGACCGAAACCTTGCCGCCCGAGCTCATCCGGGCGCTGGCTTTCGTCAAGCAGGCTTGCGCCCGGACGAACGCCGCCCTCGGTGAATTGCCCACGCCCGTTGCCCAAGCCATCGAGGCCGCCACGCACGAGGTGCTGGCAGGTGCCCACGACGCGCAATTCCCGCTGCGGGTCTGGCAATCCGGATCGGGCACACAGACCAACATGAACATGAACGAGGTGCTCGCGCACCGCGCCACCGCCCTGCTGCGCAGCCAGGGCAACACAGACGCCGAGGTGCACCCCAACGACCATGTGAACCGCAGCCAGTCGTCGAACGATGTGTTCCCGACGGCCTTGCACGTGGCGTGTGCCCTGGGTGTGCAACATCACCTGCTGCCTGCGCTGGGCGCGCTGCGGGGCACGCTGCACGCCAAGGCGGCGGCGTACGGCGGGCTGGTCAAGATCGGTCGCACGCACCTGCAGGACGCGGTGCCGCTGACGCTGGGTCAGGAGCTGTCGGGTTACGAGGCGCAGCTTGCCCAGGCCGAAGCGGGGATCGTGCACGCCTTGTCTGCGGTGTGCGCGCTGGCCATTGGCGGAACGGCCGTCGGCACGGGTTTGAATGCCCCAACCGGCTTCGGAGAGGGGGTTGCGCGCGATCTGGCTCATTCATTGAGCCTGCCTTTCACCACCGCCCCCAATCGCTTCGCCGTGATCGCCGCGCACGATGCCATCGTGGCCCTGCATGGCAGCCTCAAGGTGCTGGCGGTGGCCTTGATGAAACTCGCCAACGACCTGCGGTGGCTGGCCTCCGGCCCCCGATGCGGCCTGGGTGAACTGCGTCTGCCCGCCAATGAACCGGGTAGCTCCATCATGCCGGGCAAGGTCAACCCCAGCCAGTGCGAAGCCATGCTGATGCTGTGTGTGCAGGTGCTGGGCAACGACACGGTGGTCGGCTTTGCCGGGGCCAGTGGCAACTTCGAGCTCAACACATTCAAGCCGGTCATGGCGCACAACGTGCTGCAGAGCCTGCGGCTGCTGGCCGATGGCTGCGCCCGCTTCGAAGCCCACTGCCTGCGTGGCATGACGGCCGACGAGCCCCGCATTGCCGCCCTGCGCGATCGCACGCTGATGCTGGTCACGGCCCTCACCCCGCACATCGGCTACGACCGCGCGGCAGCCATTGCGCTGGACGCCCACGCGCAGGACATCACCCTGCGCGAAGCTGCGCAGGCCCACGGCGTCGACATGGCCTTGTTCGACCACTGGGTGCGTGCCGACCGGATGGTGTGA
- a CDS encoding DUF4142 domain-containing protein: MNRTFRFTSLIACLLTASALLGACNRRDGQTSGDMSPASAPDGTAGTMGTTPGTTGTDGGLGTTPGSNSTTGTPGSGSDGVPQTGTGTGTGTGVDGGTGTTTPGAAPGASTVTPGASSQAPLNAQDQAFARAATEAGLYEVAVAQLAVEKAEHPDVKAMAATLVDDHGAANNRLAQVVSTRMTLPKDIPSSKRKVIDQLNKAKGLAFDRQFIDQVGIKDHQLDIDLFQKADGQLSDSAMKEYVQTTLPTLRHHLSMAQDLARKLKQT, encoded by the coding sequence ATGAACAGGACCTTTCGCTTCACCAGCCTGATCGCCTGCCTGCTGACGGCGTCCGCCCTGCTCGGCGCGTGCAACCGACGCGACGGCCAGACTTCCGGCGACATGAGCCCTGCCAGCGCGCCCGACGGCACGGCCGGCACCATGGGCACCACCCCGGGCACGACGGGCACCGACGGCGGACTGGGCACCACCCCCGGCTCGAACAGCACGACCGGCACCCCGGGATCCGGCAGTGACGGTGTGCCGCAGACTGGCACGGGTACTGGCACAGGCACGGGCGTGGATGGCGGCACCGGCACGACGACACCGGGTGCCGCACCCGGTGCCAGCACGGTGACGCCCGGCGCCAGCAGCCAGGCCCCGTTGAATGCCCAGGATCAGGCGTTTGCCCGTGCGGCCACGGAGGCCGGTCTGTATGAAGTTGCGGTGGCCCAGCTCGCCGTCGAGAAGGCAGAGCACCCCGACGTGAAGGCGATGGCAGCCACGCTGGTGGACGACCATGGCGCGGCCAACAACCGTCTGGCTCAGGTGGTGAGCACCCGCATGACGTTGCCGAAGGACATCCCCTCGTCCAAGCGCAAGGTGATCGACCAGTTGAACAAGGCCAAGGGGCTGGCGTTCGACCGGCAGTTCATCGACCAGGTCGGTATCAAGGACCATCAGCTCGACATCGACCTCTTCCAGAAGGCCGATGGTCAGCTCAGCGATTCGGCCATGAAGGAGTACGTACAGACCACCTTGCCGACCTTGCGCCATCACCTGTCGATGGCACAGGATCTGGCGCGCAAGCTGAAGCAGACCTGA
- a CDS encoding DUF2334 domain-containing protein, with the protein MNLLHPPAPGRPMLSVTIHDVAPSTWPACERVMDAVRAVADVPMTLLVVPRYHLRPSNHAFEQRLEALQAQGHELALHGYSHLDDGEPANWVDHVRRRWYTAGEGEFSALSQDEALRRLHAGARWFARRGWPLHGFVAPAWLMSRGTWQALDQLPLSYTATLRAVYSLPQAQRITSACLAFSTRTAWRRAVSLPRNAWVAARWHAQPLVRFELHPHDADHRLIRQCWSGRLRALLAEREARTVHAAVATLRQHGRNEPAWGARP; encoded by the coding sequence ATGAACCTGCTTCACCCGCCCGCTCCCGGAAGACCGATGCTCAGCGTCACCATCCACGATGTGGCGCCCTCCACCTGGCCCGCGTGCGAGCGGGTGATGGACGCGGTGCGTGCGGTGGCCGACGTACCCATGACGCTGCTGGTGGTTCCGCGCTATCACCTGCGGCCGTCGAACCACGCCTTCGAACAGCGGCTCGAAGCGCTGCAGGCGCAGGGGCACGAACTGGCCCTGCACGGCTACAGCCACCTGGACGACGGCGAGCCGGCCAACTGGGTCGACCACGTGCGGCGCCGCTGGTACACGGCCGGCGAAGGCGAGTTCTCGGCGCTGTCGCAAGACGAGGCCCTGCGACGCCTGCATGCCGGCGCCCGTTGGTTTGCCCGCCGAGGCTGGCCGCTGCACGGCTTTGTCGCCCCCGCGTGGCTGATGAGCCGTGGCACCTGGCAGGCGCTCGATCAACTGCCCCTGAGCTACACGGCCACCCTGCGCGCGGTCTACAGCCTGCCGCAGGCACAGCGCATCACGAGCGCCTGCCTGGCCTTCAGCACGCGCACCGCCTGGCGCCGGGCCGTGTCGCTGCCGCGCAATGCCTGGGTGGCCGCGCGCTGGCATGCGCAGCCCCTGGTGCGCTTCGAGCTGCACCCGCACGATGCAGACCACCGTCTGATCCGTCAGTGCTGGAGCGGCCGCCTGCGCGCGCTGCTCGCCGAGCGTGAGGCCCGCACCGTCCACGCGGCAGTGGCAACGCTGAGGCAGCACGGTCGCAACGAGCCCGCATGGGGAGCCCGGCCATGA
- a CDS encoding hybrid sensor histidine kinase/response regulator: MKPLPLQGLNRPRGLRLRWPVASLRTYLLAVIVVATVPLAALTSWLMAQEIMAVRHQMTLGLTQTAGSLALMVEREQVSSIDALTILSHATTLREGDLASFHMRLARKPLVRPTWRRVVLTSPEGVVLLRSDEAYAPAMAQAHGEPQPLPDGVLPPPRISGLKGVAGADLFSRIAVPVEVHGQLAYWLAADIHASAWQSLIGHVQAPQGGFVTVFDEGYRIVARSLHPERFLGQVLPEDGRRHMGVRSAGFQKSSLLEGGDTYVAWQRIPMSQWGIGVGVAAAPLDRSNIMAISMALLAGALSLMAGIGLSLFVVRRVNQPLHALATGGASAVPGDIAVREIGLLRDAMKAAEAQREQARERLEAKAAEFETLFNTSPIGLSITQDPECRMVLRNPAKVAMFGIRDGEPARYEMLQDGEVLPTARHPLQRAARGETVWNQEVEVRHPDGRVLRLLAFAVPLLDGHGHARGAIATYVDITERMLAQERLMRARTRLQDSQHLVELAQEAGDVGFFDHVVAADTVTMTSGLARLFGLERRAIETHWAGWLRHVHPDDARALEALLQQAWRDQLEQVTFKFRTAGQLDIERWLSSRMVILYTPEGVPTRMIGVMVDVTVQQQIEQERARLIAQEHQARLEAERANRAKDEFLAMLGHELRNPLSAISAAIEVLNRISSQDEQAVRVRTIITRQTRHLARLMDDLMDVARVIAGKIHLSRQPVNLGSMVHRLVSTMQMAGLLQDHPVSLEVEEVWVDGDAMRLEQIVNNLVTNAVKYSASDKPIHVRVVRADGRARLEVIDQGPGIPEALLPHIFDLFVQGERTLDRRQGGLGIGLTLVRRLAELHDGEVGVQSGPGGSVFAVMLPAIAPVQPDRVERTGEVPAPRTVVLVEDNPDAREALTTMLTLQGHEVHGEDNGKDGLERLLAQRPHLALVDIGLPGLTGYEVARQARERGHTGWMIAVSGYGQPHDVQQALEAGFDAHMVKPIDSDALTDWLARPPRDAGM, encoded by the coding sequence ATGAAACCGCTGCCCCTTCAGGGACTGAATCGGCCTCGCGGCCTGCGCCTGCGGTGGCCGGTTGCGTCGCTGCGCACCTACCTGCTCGCCGTGATCGTGGTGGCCACTGTGCCGCTGGCTGCGCTCACGTCCTGGCTGATGGCGCAGGAAATCATGGCGGTACGCCATCAGATGACGCTGGGTTTGACCCAGACGGCCGGGTCACTGGCGCTGATGGTGGAACGCGAGCAGGTGTCGTCGATCGATGCGCTGACCATCCTGTCGCATGCCACGACCTTGCGCGAGGGCGATCTGGCCAGCTTCCACATGCGGCTGGCCCGCAAGCCGCTGGTGCGCCCGACGTGGCGTCGCGTGGTGCTCACAAGCCCCGAAGGCGTGGTGCTGTTGCGCAGCGACGAGGCCTATGCGCCGGCCATGGCACAGGCCCACGGCGAGCCGCAGCCGCTGCCCGATGGGGTGCTCCCGCCTCCGCGCATCAGCGGACTCAAGGGCGTGGCCGGCGCCGACCTGTTCTCGCGCATTGCCGTGCCGGTCGAAGTGCATGGTCAACTGGCCTACTGGCTGGCGGCCGACATCCATGCGTCTGCCTGGCAGAGCCTGATCGGCCATGTGCAGGCGCCTCAGGGCGGCTTCGTGACGGTGTTTGACGAAGGCTATCGCATCGTGGCGCGCTCGCTGCATCCCGAGCGCTTTCTCGGCCAGGTGCTGCCCGAAGACGGCCGGCGACACATGGGCGTTCGGTCGGCGGGCTTCCAGAAAAGCAGCCTGCTCGAGGGCGGGGACACCTACGTGGCGTGGCAACGCATCCCGATGTCGCAATGGGGCATCGGCGTGGGGGTGGCCGCTGCGCCGCTGGACCGCAGCAACATCATGGCGATCTCGATGGCCCTGCTGGCCGGCGCCCTCTCCCTGATGGCCGGCATCGGCCTGTCGCTGTTCGTGGTCCGCCGGGTGAACCAGCCTCTGCATGCACTGGCCACGGGCGGCGCTTCTGCGGTGCCGGGTGACATCGCGGTGCGGGAGATCGGCCTGCTGCGCGATGCGATGAAGGCCGCCGAGGCCCAGCGCGAGCAGGCCCGCGAGCGGCTGGAGGCCAAGGCGGCCGAGTTCGAGACCCTCTTCAACACCAGCCCCATCGGCCTGTCGATCACGCAGGACCCGGAATGCCGGATGGTGCTGCGCAACCCGGCCAAGGTCGCGATGTTCGGCATCCGTGATGGCGAACCCGCCCGCTACGAGATGCTGCAGGACGGCGAGGTGCTGCCCACGGCACGGCACCCACTGCAGCGTGCGGCACGTGGCGAGACGGTCTGGAACCAGGAAGTGGAAGTGCGCCACCCGGATGGCCGTGTGCTGCGCCTGCTGGCCTTTGCCGTGCCGCTGCTGGATGGCCATGGCCATGCGCGCGGTGCCATTGCCACGTATGTCGACATCACCGAGCGCATGCTGGCGCAGGAACGCCTGATGCGCGCGCGCACGCGGCTGCAGGACAGCCAGCACCTGGTGGAGCTGGCGCAGGAGGCAGGCGATGTGGGCTTCTTCGACCACGTGGTGGCCGCCGACACGGTGACCATGACGTCGGGCCTGGCCCGCCTTTTCGGGCTGGAGCGGCGCGCGATCGAGACCCACTGGGCGGGCTGGCTGCGCCATGTGCATCCGGACGACGCGCGCGCACTCGAGGCGTTGCTGCAGCAGGCCTGGCGCGACCAGCTCGAGCAGGTCACCTTCAAGTTCCGCACCGCCGGGCAGCTCGACATCGAACGCTGGCTGTCGAGCCGCATGGTCATCCTCTATACGCCCGAAGGCGTGCCCACCCGGATGATCGGTGTGATGGTCGATGTGACGGTGCAGCAGCAGATCGAGCAAGAGCGTGCCCGGCTCATCGCGCAGGAGCACCAGGCGCGGCTGGAGGCGGAGCGCGCCAACCGCGCCAAGGACGAGTTCCTCGCCATGCTGGGCCACGAGTTGCGCAATCCGCTGAGCGCCATCTCGGCGGCGATCGAGGTGCTCAACCGCATCAGCTCGCAGGACGAGCAGGCGGTGCGTGTGCGCACCATCATCACGCGCCAGACCCGGCACCTCGCTCGGCTCATGGACGACCTCATGGACGTGGCGCGCGTGATTGCCGGCAAGATTCACCTGTCGCGTCAGCCCGTCAACCTCGGCTCGATGGTGCACCGCCTGGTCAGCACCATGCAGATGGCCGGGCTGTTGCAGGATCATCCGGTGAGCCTGGAGGTCGAGGAGGTGTGGGTCGACGGCGATGCCATGCGCCTCGAGCAGATCGTCAACAACCTCGTCACGAATGCCGTCAAGTACAGCGCGTCGGACAAGCCCATCCATGTGCGGGTGGTGCGGGCCGACGGGCGTGCCAGGCTGGAAGTGATCGACCAGGGGCCGGGCATCCCCGAGGCCCTGCTGCCCCACATTTTCGACCTCTTCGTGCAGGGCGAGCGGACGCTGGACCGCCGCCAGGGCGGGCTCGGGATCGGCCTCACCCTGGTGCGGCGGCTGGCAGAGCTGCATGACGGTGAGGTCGGCGTGCAGAGCGGCCCCGGCGGCAGCGTGTTCGCCGTGATGCTGCCGGCCATCGCCCCGGTTCAGCCCGACCGGGTCGAGCGCACCGGAGAGGTGCCTGCGCCGCGCACCGTGGTGCTGGTGGAAGACAACCCGGATGCGCGCGAGGCCCTCACCACGATGCTGACCCTGCAGGGTCATGAGGTGCATGGCGAGGACAACGGCAAGGATGGCCTTGAGCGCCTGCTGGCGCAGCGGCCTCATCTGGCGCTGGTGGACATCGGTCTGCCGGGGCTGACGGGCTACGAGGTGGCCCGGCAGGCGCGCGAACGGGGGCACACGGGCTGGATGATCGCGGTATCGGGGTATGGGCAGCCTCACGACGTGCAGCAGGCGCTGGAGGCGGGGTTCGATGCCCACATGGTCAAGCCCATTGACAGCGATGCCCTGACCGACTGGCTGGCGCGCCCGCCCCGGGATGCAGGCATGTGA
- a CDS encoding CBS domain-containing protein, translated as MQRIADVMTRGVEVIAPDATLQMAAKMMDDLNVGALPVCDNRRLVGMITDRDITVRATASDLRPSEVRVSDIMTEHPRWCLESQTLEEVAQQMSDVQVRRIPVLDKDNALIGIVSLGDIAVREPEAVQDVLREISTPSEPDRPAAST; from the coding sequence ATGCAGAGAATTGCCGATGTGATGACGCGCGGTGTGGAGGTGATCGCGCCGGATGCGACCCTGCAGATGGCGGCCAAGATGATGGACGACCTGAACGTGGGCGCCTTGCCGGTGTGTGACAACCGGCGGCTGGTGGGCATGATCACCGACCGCGACATCACTGTGCGGGCCACAGCCAGCGACCTCCGGCCCAGCGAGGTGCGCGTCAGCGACATCATGACCGAACATCCGAGGTGGTGTCTGGAGTCGCAGACGCTGGAGGAGGTGGCTCAGCAGATGAGCGATGTCCAGGTCCGCCGGATTCCGGTGCTCGACAAGGACAACGCCTTGATCGGCATCGTGTCGCTGGGCGACATCGCTGTCCGGGAGCCCGAGGCCGTGCAGGACGTGCTGCGGGAGATCTCCACCCCCTCGGAACCGGACAGGCCCGCCGCATCGACCTGA
- a CDS encoding glycosyltransferase family 4 protein has protein sequence MPHLIDVTMFWSATGGGVRRYIHAKRAWLQAHTAWQHSVAAPGADGRDAVALPGVPLPGSGGYRAPLNRRAAARALVDRRPDLIESGDPYRLAWSALDAGQALGIPVVGFCHSDLPELLRRWTGRGGAAAGRLYLRHLYRQFDLVFAPSATVYAHLRDAGLQNVVQQGLGVDTGLFHPARRDPAWRQELGLADDVRVLLYAGRFAPEKNLSVLADAVRLLGPSHVLVAIGAGPCPPRGDQVRVLPFEPSQQALARALASADLFVHAGDQETFGLAALEAMACGCPVVVRDRAGLAELVSDEAGVRVARGRHADFAEAIAAALRHDREKQGLAARQQALRHDWSDAMRGLMGHYLRLMCTP, from the coding sequence ATGCCCCACCTGATCGACGTCACCATGTTCTGGAGCGCCACCGGTGGGGGCGTGCGCCGCTACATCCACGCCAAACGGGCCTGGCTTCAGGCGCACACGGCGTGGCAGCACAGCGTGGCAGCGCCCGGGGCCGACGGGCGCGATGCCGTGGCCCTGCCCGGCGTGCCTCTGCCGGGCAGCGGCGGCTACCGGGCGCCACTGAACCGGCGCGCCGCGGCGCGTGCCCTGGTTGACCGCCGACCCGACCTCATCGAATCGGGCGACCCGTACCGCCTGGCCTGGTCCGCCCTGGATGCCGGACAGGCCCTCGGCATTCCGGTCGTCGGCTTCTGCCACAGCGACCTGCCCGAGCTCCTGCGGCGCTGGACCGGACGTGGCGGCGCGGCCGCCGGGCGGCTGTACCTGCGTCACCTCTACCGGCAGTTCGACCTGGTCTTCGCCCCCAGCGCCACGGTGTATGCCCACCTGCGGGACGCCGGCCTGCAGAACGTGGTGCAGCAGGGCCTGGGGGTGGACACCGGCCTGTTCCATCCGGCAAGACGCGATCCGGCCTGGCGCCAAGAGCTCGGGCTGGCCGACGACGTCCGCGTGCTGCTGTATGCAGGCCGCTTTGCACCGGAGAAGAACCTGTCGGTGCTGGCCGATGCGGTCCGCCTGCTGGGGCCATCGCACGTGCTGGTCGCCATCGGAGCCGGGCCCTGCCCTCCCCGCGGTGACCAGGTCCGGGTGCTGCCGTTCGAGCCCTCGCAACAGGCATTGGCCCGCGCACTGGCGAGCGCCGATCTCTTCGTGCACGCAGGCGACCAGGAAACGTTCGGGCTGGCGGCACTCGAAGCCATGGCGTGCGGCTGCCCGGTGGTCGTGCGGGACCGGGCCGGCCTGGCCGAGTTGGTGAGCGACGAAGCCGGTGTGCGCGTTGCCCGGGGTCGGCATGCCGATTTTGCCGAGGCGATTGCCGCCGCCCTGCGCCACGACCGCGAGAAACAAGGGCTGGCGGCCCGCCAGCAGGCCTTGCGGCACGACTGGTCGGATGCCATGCGCGGCCTGATGGGTCATTACCTCCGCCTGATGTGCACACCATGA
- a CDS encoding PA2169 family four-helix-bundle protein, protein MERDDIIDVLNDLIENSRDGQYGFNTCAEHVKSPELRDIFLARATACQTAVSELQVLVSECGGTPDDGGTISGAMHRGWVAVRGTLSGYTDVGMLEECERGEDVAKARYEKALSRPLPEPIRAVIERQYQGVLRNHEQVKLLRERYRTAV, encoded by the coding sequence ATGGAACGCGACGACATCATCGATGTGCTCAACGACCTGATCGAGAACAGCCGTGACGGCCAGTACGGCTTCAACACCTGCGCAGAACACGTGAAGTCCCCCGAACTGCGCGACATCTTTCTGGCACGGGCGACCGCCTGCCAGACCGCGGTCTCGGAGCTGCAGGTGCTGGTGAGCGAATGTGGCGGCACGCCCGACGACGGCGGCACGATCAGCGGCGCCATGCACCGGGGCTGGGTGGCCGTGCGCGGGACGCTGAGCGGCTACACCGACGTCGGCATGCTGGAAGAGTGCGAGCGGGGCGAGGATGTGGCCAAGGCCCGCTACGAGAAGGCGCTGTCCCGCCCGCTGCCCGAGCCGATCCGGGCCGTCATCGAGCGCCAGTACCAGGGCGTGTTGCGCAACCACGAGCAGGTCAAACTCCTGCGTGAGCGCTATCGCACTGCGGTCTGA
- a CDS encoding PRC-barrel domain-containing protein yields MKQVIRIAAGMGLAIALSSAHAQGTTTGTGAAGTGTSTTARQSSEDWQRIYRVSKIIGSDVRNLQGEKVGDIKDIVLDRQGAVSYAIVSTGGFLGLGDRLHAVPWSALRSVPGRDHRLLDIDKERLKRAPSFEPDKWPNVVEEGWSNTNRRFFEGGSGTSERR; encoded by the coding sequence ATGAAGCAAGTCATCCGGATCGCGGCCGGCATGGGTCTGGCCATCGCACTGTCATCGGCCCACGCACAAGGCACCACCACGGGGACCGGCGCCGCGGGCACCGGCACATCGACCACGGCGCGCCAGAGCAGCGAGGACTGGCAGCGCATCTACCGCGTCAGCAAGATCATCGGGTCGGACGTGCGCAACCTGCAGGGCGAGAAGGTCGGGGACATCAAGGACATTGTGCTCGACCGACAGGGTGCGGTGTCTTACGCCATCGTGTCCACCGGCGGCTTCCTGGGTCTGGGTGATCGCCTGCATGCCGTGCCGTGGAGCGCGCTGCGTTCCGTTCCGGGCCGTGACCATCGCCTGCTCGACATCGACAAGGAGCGCCTGAAGCGCGCGCCGAGCTTCGAACCGGACAAGTGGCCCAACGTGGTGGAGGAAGGTTGGAGCAACACCAACCGCCGCTTCTTCGAAGGTGGCAGCGGCACCAGCGAGCGTCGCTGA